The Perca fluviatilis chromosome 18, GENO_Pfluv_1.0, whole genome shotgun sequence genomic interval TACCTGCGAAGTTTGTTGTATGGCTTCCATACAACATACctcatgcatccatgttattttggggcaatttggttgtaagaaacccatatttctgatataaaaaaactttgaaaacaggtcaaatttgacccgaggacaacacaagggttaagatttctgcacacaaaatacatgtagtttataaaatctgatagccaacaatataacggcctacaagtccagctgacgTGATtggaccattaaacacacaactggttggatcctttactctttctacaatgggaggattttctgcatcgagtacttttacattttcctgatgatactcacatagttttacttaagtaacattttaaacgcaggacttttccttttaacagtgtttttttttactgtgtggtattactacttttactttagtaaacgATCAGAATACTTCCACCGCTGTCTCTGGCCACTGTGGATGTTTTTTTGGTTGTCTTCCCTGAAAGTCTGCCCTCCTCACTTTTTATACACATTTTCTTAGGAGCGAGTAAAGAGGAGTGGTTTTTCAAGAAGGCCAAAGCCGCCCTGGCAGTGGCTATAATAAAGAACAGGCCCTCGGGTGTGAGTAGCAGGGAGTACGCCGAGGCTTGGGCCTGCAAGCTGATGAGCCAGGATAGAAGCTGGAGGGGGAAAGCCCAGGGGCTGCAGCAGGAGGTGCTGAAGCTGCGGCAGGAGTTACTGCTCACCAGAGTGACGAACACAAAGAGCACCACAGAGGCAGCAGGTAGGCCTCCCTAGCTGCGTCCCAGGTCCTTAGgtctcctgcacactgcctgcgtgtccgtttttatttcggctcccatgttaacaggttagagcgtgcacactgcctgcgtaaCACGCACGTCTCAGACGCGAGCCGCGctgaaaacgcgtgcatgcgaGAAATAGAagcgacgcctatttttcacgcaacaCGAAAGCATGTTGGAagagtttccaggcaaaatagaatacgtaaagatgtttatatgtcattttgacacaaatggatttaataaatgacatgttgatgtttgaaagtctcgaggttttgacatagATGCAGATACACatgtaaaaataattattgattttcaaatattccacctgtcaatacagaaggaaatattctggagcctattttgccgtcaatactgccgatgttgtatttgctgtaatcaaatcagtatatattaatgttttatgggaaacatccatgtgtccagacaaggctagcagcagcagcgccgcctcagacacgtttctggtgtgtaaagacatagaaaacgccacgcagccgccacgcaggcagtgtgcaggagccctctAACTGCATCCacgtttccttcacttgcttcccttcctcgcATCATAGTTTGCTTTTCAGTTCTCTTATTTGATATCTCCTCTCTCCTCGCTTAAACTGGAAGTTGTTCTGGCCCTCCTTCTTGAAGACtttctcaaagctcttattacAGCCCTGAGGAGCTAGGAAGGAGGAGGGATCtccgaggagctatgagcgaggatacagagagcagccttcccagaagccatgcagctgaaagccgttgctaactccgccaATACAGCTGACGAACTCACGTGACGCTTCAGAGAAAAGAACGCCCCATCCCTCTAAAAgcacatttccttgtttcctctctattaactttttcttttttatacgcAGTGGTGTGTTGTTTCAAAATGACGTACCACCTATTTGTTTTTGAGAAAGAAACAATCGGTGCACTTATCTGTTCAAGAGCCAATTGATAGAATTTGTCCCTTTGTCTCTAGCattttcccaatgttcttttcctaaacccaacctttatttattttttttaacgttgTTCTCGTGATAGCACGGCACGTTGTCGCGAtaatgtatgtttacatctgctgtatacagcgtagacatacacgcagatagctcaaaatgcgtacagataacacgccatttgtctggcgtgtatgttttacgcaaagtcatgatgccacgttggttgttgggtttttgtataATGAAAAATTGTTGCGATTGAAAATCATCACACCCCTACTTTATAGCTGTCTGGTGAGAAGAAAATGCGAGTCTCCTGTTGGTAAAGTATACAAACTGACCGGGTCAAAAGCAGCTGTAACCCTGACAACTCAACATTCATGAGCATTATGTTAGGTGATCATTAGCAGCCTGCTGAGATAACCTCAGGGCCGTGCGCTCAGTGTCAGGATGCATCTGTCCTCGAGATATCTTCTCCTCCAGACTTACAGCATCTGCAGAGACACTCTCTGTGCTTGGATATCTTCATAACATtctctgcactttttttttttgttgttgttgccacaagCTCCCcttttcagcagaaaaaaacagccTCTCTGCAAGAATGAATTATTCTGAAATGTTTACTTTTCAACAGCGGTGGGGAAGTATTCAGATGCTCTACTGcagtacaatatttacctccGAGATATAGTGGAGTACAAAGAAGTATAAAAAAGGTGCAGAGATGGAAATACTccagtaaagtaaaagtacattgAATTTGTCgataagtacagtacttgagtaaatgtcttagtgccattccaccactgcctaaTGTTGCATACATTGGGTGGATCCCAAGTCTCTTATTTGATATCTCTCCCCTTCTTGCTTGAACCGGAAGTCGTTCTGGCCAAACTTTGCTTCCGAGAAGGCTGCTGTCTGTATCCTCGCTCATGGCTCCcccagagatccctcctccatcttcGCTCCTCGGGCCAGGAATAGGAGCTTCGAGACGGCCTTCATGAAGGAGagccagaacaacttccggtttaAACTGAGGAGCGAGGACAGTGTTTCCTTAAAGTTAAACTGGACTTGCCCAACTGGacgttaaactggacgggcccaataacctctgaatagttgtacttgttaaattgcaatgtgagtgGCAGCCAACAGGgggtgcattatgtcggcaggatcatttaaaaggcaacagcgactacattttttgtacagcccAATTTGTGATACCatggtggcagaaattttgccattgtgggccaccactacaaaatcgacatagaggaaacactggaggaGATATCAAATAAGACAACTGAGATTCAGCCATGGTCTGCCTCAAAACATGGAAAACAAATACTTGTTTACCTTTTTATAGGCTTGTCTGAAGCCCCTTGATACTGACTTTCTGTGTAAAATCTTCCAGGCCAGGACAACACGATGTACAACGCTTCGCAGGATCTGTTTGGTCCAGGAAGCGAGGCGTACAGCGCCGAGCCTCAACCAGCAAGCGACTCTGAGACTCCTGAACTCCTACAGCTGGAGCCCCAGCCTGCCGCCGCGTTCCCTCCGCCGCCAGTTCCCTCCGGTCATCGCGGGACGGCGGCGCTCCCTCACGAGCAGTTCCTGCAGTCGCTGTGCGCCCTGCACCGAGTGGAAGAAAACAACCGAGGCCTGGAGTCGCTGTGGTTCAGCCCCGACGGCGGCGCGGGGTCGGTGTTGGTGGACTCCGTGTGCCAGCTGTTGGACTCTGTGGTGATGGCGTGCAGGGACCCCCCGCTGCTGGGACCGCGCGACCTGATCCTGACGGCCTGCCAGGTGGCGGCCCGAGCGATGGACCTCTTCTGCTCCCAGCGGCTGCCGTCGGCGGAGTTCACGAGACGCGTGGAGGAGTCGCTGAGCGAGCTGACCGGGCTGCTGCTGCACAGCAACCAGCTCAGCAGGGTGAGTAGAGCGAACAATTACTCCCACGCAACATTTCAATTTGGTCACAGCTGGAAATTTACCCCCGCtgttatccatccatccatcttcgtctgcttatccggggtcgggtcgcTGTTAGAGCGTATTAATTAAAGCGAGAAATAGACCTGGCCTTTTTGATACGATTATATAAACAttcaaagtagggctgcaactaattatTCTTTTCGGTGATTCTGAAAATGATTTCCTCACCTAGTTGATTCATTGtttgatctataaaatgtcagaaaatagtgtaAAAATCTCAAAGTGACAGTCTAAAACCCAAAGATGTTCAGTTTAATATCCTATCGGACAAGAGACTTTTGATGcttctttgtcacttttcatgCTGCTTTTTATATTGCTTttcctggatgaatggatgagttgctcggtctctaaaatgtcagaaaatggtgaaaaatgtggatcagtgtttcccaaaaagcccaagaagACGTCACAAATGTCTTGTTCTgcccacaactcaaagatatttagtttcctgtcccagaggaaagaagacactagaacatattcacatttcacAAGCTGACATTACacaagttttacttttttttttttataaaaatgactcaaactgattaatcggttattaaaatagttggccAATAATTTTATAGTTGACAActtatcgattaatctttgcagctctaatgcaAATACTGCACGCTATTTGAGAAAACTGACATTGCAATATTTTTCGTCTCTGCAATATGAAATAATAGCCTCTCTAGGATGGTCCAGGGACATGTTCTGCAAAGTTGTGCTAACTTATTGTGCTTATAATCTTTCATACAAGTAATAGAAATCTCATATCAAGCGTCTCAGTCGGCTCCTGTAAACTTCAAGGCGTTATTCAAAGTTTTAATCTCTTCTACCGCATGATAATTAAAATTGTACTCCAGTGGTGACGGTAGAaagcaatttaaaacattaaaacaaaacttCCACTTTCTTTGGCACAGCAAGTGAAAACATCAGGTGGAAAATATAATGATAAACAGAAAAGTGAGCTAGTATACAATGTAAAACTTGaagaataaaaaactaaaagaaagaaagcatggGCAGGCCAAGTTAGGGTGATCTAAAGATGCTGTCGGTGCAGGGACACAGATTAAACATTCAAATAAACATGACATGAGTAGAAAGAGGAACATCCGTCTTCAGCAGGTTTTACTGTACGGATTAAAGATGCAGCAGATTAAATTCCCACATTGTTAACTGTATTTTCTCACTACTGAACCTCCCTTGGGTAATTAGTCCTTCGCAAGTAGGCTTAAGGTCCTTACATGACAGTTGCAGGAGTTGGAATCCATTAACATTACCCAAAGCAAGTTTTAACACTACCAAATTTCCCTTGAGCATCATTAAAGATTCATAGTATTTGATTTTATCAAAGCAAGACAGGAATATTGGTGTTTGTGTAGAGCTGTGTGTGGAGTCCGCTTAATGTATTCAGTCAGCTGAGAGTGTGTAGGCAAATGTAGGAATTGATTATTAATGCAACTTTTGATTATCCCCCTGATTAATCCTTTTTGTTCTACATAGTGTCAGAATATAGTTAAAATTATTACAAGATGACTTTAAATTGCTTGTTACGTCCAACCAGCAGGACCAAAGACAGTCAGTTCGCAAATCTTCACATCGGAGAAGCTGGAACCGGTTAAAGAGAGCGGTGTGACGCAGGGCCTGTGAGCGGAGCGCGGGCGAGCGGGAAGCATGAGTCATAGGATTTTGGATGGAGCGCAGAGcggatttttaaaatgttggcGCGTCGCCTTACCTCCCTCTCCAGTTTCCTCCGGTACCGCTCACAGCATGAGTTCGAAGCGGTAACCAGCCTAAGTTAAAATGAATAGAACTTTTAAGGCGAGGAACATGAAGCAAAttgcctgtatgtgtgaaaacagcaatccattttttttgtgtgtggaatATATAGCATATAGCACAGAGGAGTcaaggagctatcaaataagggcaATGGGATGCAGCCTATAACGCGAAGAAGGTAAGGCAacgtggatgcaatttaagggTGATGGGATGTACCCATGTCTACCAATATCTGATAATTCTGGGTAGTGTATGGTTTACTTTTAAAGAACCAGCAGCTTGTCGTTATTTTTGCTGCGAGACGCCACATTCAACAGCATTCTTTTCCCTTTGTAATATCTCCGCTTAAGCCTTTATTACCCTTGGAAAAGCATTGCGAATATCTCCACCACATCCTGTATTGTTGCCTTAACCTTCATTCAGAGCTCACAGAGTCCATAAAGGGTAAAATTGCCTTTACAGCTGCTCGTAAAAGTCACTCGCACATGCTCCTGTTATGACGGGGCTCAGCAGCTGGGAAATGGAGATGAAAGAGAGCCGGAGTTGACATAAATGAAGTTATCTCATCTGGCTCTTACCAAACGCTCAGACAACGGCTTAGCAAACTAAAATGGCTGCAGGAAGTTTCCACTTTACAGCAAATTCCCTCCATTTGTCctagtgtaaaataaattagGTTCTCTTCTGAAGTGatgaattactggaattgttgggtctttgtaaattatagagtgtggtctagacctactctatctgtaaagtgttttgagataactcttgttgtgaattgatactataaattgaattgaagtgaTGCTAAATGGTTGTCAGTTAAAGTGATAACTGTAAGGAGGGCGTTCAACAATGTAAATTTgataggattgggcatcgagagcCGATTCCTACTTgtaatcgtttcaaaaattacgattcctgtagaatcgtttctttattggactCGTTTAGAGGATTTGGTTTAAAATCCGATCATCACTtcccaatttaacatgcgcaagttttggtttccgtagcggccaggcgcttgttgtgttgcagccttggagcacggtaagcagcgctctagtctggctttattttacattgaaaaataaaactttcctcttatttgtgaaaataggcatgtgacccgtttcaactcaacccctcaaagaatcggaatcgagaatcaataagaaccggaatcgaaaggaagcaTTGGAATttgaatcagaattgttaaaatccaaacgatgcccaaccctaaaaTTCAATGAGGGCTTTGATTAACACTGCACCGATCTGTCTCTGAGAAACCTTAACGCCCCCGCAGATGCAAGTAGTCCTGCAgcttgataggacagcttattTATAGAGtgagagctgcaaagatgaatcgattagttgtcaactattaaagggatacttcaccgatttagcattcagctttgtatcagtagaaacccgatagtatttctgaatgaccgtgcctccctccctcatgtccccctgagacgagagatttctgcatttggggcctggaaaaaatcttccgatgacgtaaaatgacgatttttgcgtcattggaagatttttgggccagaggcaaggactacagccagtagtaggaactacttccgtatgttttcaacacgcccacaaggggttggactgccgagtctggccgaggtattccgaatgaaaacgactgtcagccatcttgaagcttcgctaaacaggctttcggttttcagcagaaaacatttacaacaattatctgcattcaaactaccggacgtgtgtaccaccgggatacatcggtacagatcggagaatatggaggaaacgttattacagacgcaatactcggcacactacgtgagctccgcctgcacggagaccagcagtgtcgctcaatgccgctagccggctaggggacatcctcatcggctaggtggaaagctaacgctagctgtccacctgtcccagccatcctgcttgcaagtgtctgctcattaaacaacaagctggactacatcctccttcaacgaaaatcccaacgtgagttcagtgactgctgtgtttttgttgttgtggaaacatgcctgaacaacagtgtaccggaaccgggactatccagctaccaggctgctctcgccggcccgtggaggtggactggtgtagaaataaaatccaactagctactgctaactgctggtggagcttgtaactgttaaatgccgaccattcgacattccacgctaattcacgcctgtgtttatattccgtgtttagctacaccaatgctagtatgcgttagctgaactttatggatcctgcttgcaagcgtccgctcatttagaccacaaactggactacatccaacttcaacgacactcccaacgtgagttcagagactgccgtgtttttgttgtggaaacatgcctgaatagtgtaccggactgtccagctacaaggcctgctagccctccgagctagagatgctctgtcgccaggtaaaagaggtgggctgtgttaacaccgagtggtgcagaaatgtggtgatttgtatccatttaactgctaactgctggtggagtttgtgactgttaaatgccgaccattctacattacacactaattcacggctgtgtttatgctcggtgtttacagcccaccaagcgctaatgctagtatgcgttagctgaacttttacggagcctataaagtgtgtgtactaaatgtagcctgtttcggtATGTcgttttttatataatgtcgtttttatatatgttaaatgtgtaacaccacttgagtcacgatgaaacgttgtttcgtgtatatggttgaaatgacaataaaacacgctttgagttgagttgaatgcctctgtcggtctgtcaagcgtgtagtggcttgggagtggactcaaagcaacgaagcaagtgcattctgggatttggtgtttttcatccatataagaccaaaacacattttctggcttttctcggcctagaaggcaccaatttcaattttttttcacatttctactacataagtgacccaatttaaagatatattcagctttccagcggtgaaatatgcCTTTAAATTAATCGCCTACTGTTTTGATAATCGATCAATTGGTTTAAGTCAGTAAatcttctctgatgtcagcttgttaaatgtgaatatgtttctagtctcttctctcctctgtgacagtaaactgaatatacttgagttgtggacaaaacaagacgtgAGGAGGtcctcttgggctttttgggaaactctgatccacatttttcaccattttaaaGATGACTTTTTTGCgcattttaagcctttattttgacaggcccgctgaagacatgaaagggaaaagagagggggaatgacatgcagcaaagggccgcaagtCAGAGTCAAACCGCTGCGTTGagaagtaaacctctatatatatatatatatatatatatatatatatatatatatatgggcgcccgctctaccaactgagctatccgggcgccccattttctgacattttagagaccaaacaactaaccggaaatgaaaaaaatcgttagttgcagcgcTGCTTAGAGTTGGACAACCAAGCACAATAATGTGGAGTCAATTAAAAGAACAGGAATGCCATTAGTTTGACTGCATGGGATTATAATGGATGGACAGCTTAGTTATTCTGATGGAATCAGTTCATTATCATTTTAAAGGGGACCTGTAAAAGTCACGTATCCAGATGTGATGAATAAAACATTGGAGTTGTTTAAGCTATACTCCGTTCGGACTCCATCTGACTTAATGTTACATCGGCAGCTTCTCATAAAGCCAACCCTTATTATAGGGGGGTTGCTTCAGGGATTCTGTGTTGAAATATTTAGTAATGTGCGGATATAAAAGATTTAGAAACTTATTTTGACTGTAATACAAAACAACACTTGTTTTTGCGATGAGACCATGGCATCTGTagcatttgagaagctggaacaggACAATATTTTGCCTTGTTGGCTTGAAATTTCTCTGAAACAATTTAtcaattgtcaaaaaaaaagctgGTGATTGTTTTTCTGTCGATCGACAAACGACTAATTGACTTATCGTTTCAGCTCTCTATTTGACTTTGTGCTAAATAATATGAAAGTATAAATGGTGTTCAAAGGTAGTAAGACAGCGGAGTAAAAAGCAGAAGCAGAATAAGACTCTGTCGCCATCTTGAGTTGTAAACATGGGAATCTTCCcaatctagggctgcaactaacagttattttcatcgtcgattaatctgtggattattttctggatgaatggatgagttgtttagtctc includes:
- the mei4 gene encoding meiosis-specific protein MEI4 isoform X3 — encoded protein: MDSKENHSKGASKEEWFFKKAKAALAVAIIKNRPSGVSSREYAEAWACKLMSQDRSWRGKAQGLQQEVLKLRQELLLTRVTNTKSTTEAAGQDNTMYNASQDLFGPGSEAYSAEPQPASDSETPELLQLEPQPAAAFPPPPVPSGHRGTAALPHEQFLQSLCALHRVEENNRGLESLWFSPDGGAGSVLVDSVCQLLDSVVMACRDPPLLGPRDLILTACQVAARAMDLFCSQRLPSAEFTRRVEESLSELTGLLLHSNQLSRLQPADKLMEYLITLGSCSMSQSFLIRHILAQISALADQLWQAFQEPGC
- the mei4 gene encoding meiosis-specific protein MEI4 isoform X1, which gives rise to MDSKENHSKGASKEEWFFKKAKAALAVAIIKNRPSGVSSREYAEAWACKLMSQDRSWRGKAQGLQQEVLKLRQELLLTRVTNTKSTTEAAGQDNTMYNASQDLFGPGSEAYSAEPQPASDSETPELLQLEPQPAAAFPPPPVPSGHRGTAALPHEQFLQSLCALHRVEENNRGLESLWFSPDGGAGSVLVDSVCQLLDSVVMACRDPPLLGPRDLILTACQVAARAMDLFCSQRLPSAEFTRRVEESLSELTGLLLHSNQLSRLQPADKLMEYLITLGSCSMSQSFLIRHILAQISALADQLWQAFQGQESSVLNQFPVDQYHNSCYLFWILEELLQKSKVPCTVEVGSDQTGFMKHLEQRVFQLSDEFPLFFICMWRLGGLFTPSDR
- the mei4 gene encoding meiosis-specific protein MEI4 isoform X2; the protein is MSQDRSWRGKAQGLQQEVLKLRQELLLTRVTNTKSTTEAAGQDNTMYNASQDLFGPGSEAYSAEPQPASDSETPELLQLEPQPAAAFPPPPVPSGHRGTAALPHEQFLQSLCALHRVEENNRGLESLWFSPDGGAGSVLVDSVCQLLDSVVMACRDPPLLGPRDLILTACQVAARAMDLFCSQRLPSAEFTRRVEESLSELTGLLLHSNQLSRLQPADKLMEYLITLGSCSMSQSFLIRHILAQISALADQLWQAFQGQESSVLNQFPVDQYHNSCYLFWILEELLQKSKVPCTVEVGSDQTGFMKHLEQRVFQLSDEFPLFFICMWRLGGLFTPSDR